The genomic stretch CTTCGCTGGCACATCTCCCCGAAGTATGGTGACGTTGTGCAAATATATGGTGGAGGAGGAATTGAATTTTATTCAAACTGGAGATGGTAAGTTCAAGAAAATCGGAGAGAGAGCAGTCATAGAGGGACTAAATAAATTCGCTAGTGAGGTTGCTCATAGGTTGATCCTTGACGATAAAGCTCGCAGGGAAATCACATCAATTGGACGTGTAGTATTCACATCGAAAAGCTTGAATAGTGATGTCTTTCGTGGGCAAACACCTCAATCAGTTCAGAGTAAGGTGGGTAAATGGAAACGCTTTGAGGTATTTAAGACAATCGATAATGAAATCACGGGCACACGTGGATTCCCAACAGAGATTCAAGCATTTACTGAGCCTTGCGTCGCATATTTAGCATCAGGACTCCCGTTGAAGGACTTTCTAGCTAGCAAGGTTAGACGATGCTCCAACTGTGGAACGATCTTGCTTCGTGATTTCGAGAGAGGCGGAAACTTTAAGTGCGGCGAATGCCTTACTAACTTTGAACTCCCAAAACTTACGACTGAAGACCAAGAAATGCGGCAGGCTACAATCAACAAATTGGCTCGCGAGGTGACCAAGAATGTCGCTGATCCTTTGGATATACGTGCGCTTTGCAAAGCGGCAAACGTACCTTTTGGTGATAGCAGTTTCACAGGCCAGCCTTTCTTGATATGGCTACGAACGATTCAAGTTTTAGAAGAAAGCGATATAAGAACTCTTAAAACATTACTTGAAGTGCTGGATGGCGCGTTGCCTAAAGATTCACGCGCCAAAGAACTACTTGATGAGTTTTATTACAATTTGCCAGAGGAGTAGGGAGCATATTCAGTGTGAAGATTGTCATCCATTTCACCTTATGAGTTGAAGGATAGTAGTGCAGCGCGTTTCCTTGTCCTCAGTGCGTTCGGGCCTCCCTGCGACACGTCCAGCGCGCAAATCGCTGCACCTAGCTTAAATGGGGTTCAGGGGGCATCGCTGTAGCACTCACCAAAGAGCAAAACGGCAGACCGCGCACTCGCCAAAGAGCCGATGTGCGGCTCTGCCCGGTCATCACGATGATGAATGAAAGACTGATCGCGGAAGTGTCGCCGCTCAGGTAAGAATGTCTTATTGCTTCGCTCTCAGGCGCGCTTTGTACTTTGCCCCGACAGTCGAACTTGTATGGGTTGTAGGATCATATACCTGCAACTCGAAGGTAACTGTATCGCCCGCGTTCAGGATCGTATTATCAATCCCTGTTTGTGCTGGCTGACCATTGACCATGAACTCCCAGAAGTAGAAAGGATCTGCGGATGACATAAAGCTCTCATATGTTTCGTTGATCATCAGGACGAGATAACCAAACTGACTCCCGAAATACTGAAGCGAATATGTAAACTCGCCAGGAGAACCTTGTGCGTTAAACGCTGCTTCAATAGCCTGTTGAGCGTTCATTCCTGAAGTCCATGGAACGATTATAGTTGGCCCATTGCTTACCTCGACAGTCACCGTATTTCCAGTCATTTTCTTCTCCTTCTTCAAAAGTCGTTAATTGTTTCCGGTTGGTAAACCTTGTCTCCCACCAGTGTGAAATGGGATTCTTACAAGGGATTACTCAAAATGATAATTTCTGATACTACTGTTGAGAATACTCATCCGCGTCATTTTAAGTACTCTTATAAGCCATTAAGGTCAACCCAACTTCTTCTTCGACCGTTTGCAGTCGCTCGAACTGTTCTTCAGATAGCGGAGCTGGTTGCGCTGTCTGTTCCGGCACAATATATTTATCCCTTGATTCTGGCTGAGCAAGCTCATAAGCGACTAAGACATATCCCAGTTGCTTTTCGAGCGATTGCATTCGCTTTAGTTGCTTTCCTGATGGTTTGGCTAATTGCAGTTGTGCCGCCGATTCATAAGCCACCAAAGTCACACCCAGTTCTTTTTCCATAAAGTGCAAACGCAGGGCCTGCTCTTCCGATAGCGGAGCTAGTTGTGTTTCCGGCTGTAATGCTACGACCTGAAACCCTAATTCCGTTTCAAGCTCGTGGATCTTTCTCTCCCGCACCTTATCCAATTGTGCGGTTTTCATCTGAGAGTTACTCATTTTTCATCTCCTTTCAAGTTGGGGTTAATTATCTAACAACAGATCGCAAAAATAAAATGATTCCCTTAGTACCACTTCGCCTAACTTGCATTTTACTCGCTCTCGAAATACCGGTCCATCGAAAACAAAAGTGTGAAACTCTCCATTCTCACCACAGGGATCAACACCTGTGGGAAGCTGATCGAGAAAATTCTCATCGAGAGTCCTTCCTACGAATGACTTGTCGAGAATTGCTGAGTCAACGCAAACAACATACGCGTTGAAGCCTAAATCCAAGAACCTCCTGACGTGATCATGGGTATTCTTTAGCATTAACGGAAAGCAGCCCTTCATCCCCACCTTTTTGAAAGTGGCCATCCTTCGTTTTTCAACAAATATGTCTCCGGTAGCTGCGACATTAGTGCCTTCTCTTTTATTCTTGAGAAGCGCTTCTTCAATCACAGATTCATATTCGTCCATTGTTGCCCTCTTGGGGATATAGGTCTTATAGAGATTTAATCCCAGGCAGGCAGCTTGACACTCCAGCAGAGACCTGTGCACTCCATGACCGCTAATTCTATCGTAACCCTCAGTTAACGTGGTCAACAGACCTGTAGTGCGGTATCCGCAATATCGCTGATTTGTACTAATTTCATAAAGTGCCATAGCGCTATCTTTTCCTCCACTCCAATAAATCAATATGTTTTTATCCATGCCCTACCTCCTAGAAATCATTTGTTTGACTGGCCGGCATCAGAGAATGCCAAGACTTCCTGATTCCTTGCATTCGTTTCTACGGCTTTCCTCCGCGCATGACAAGAAGATGTCTAAAAGCATCTTCCGATAGATGCTTTTATCTGCATCTTTATACCTTCGATAATTCCCACTTCCCTTCAGGCCCAATGGCCCGCCATTGTATGTCAAACAACCTAGCAATGGAATAGCGAAATGGGCTGGCTTGTGGCGTTTGGCAGATGCTCAGGGTATAAGTGAGCGGGCCGTGCTCTTCACACGGCTCAACTCCTTCATTCATCCGCTTGTGTCTCATCCTCTTCGGATGCTGCCCGCTCCGGCATGTGCTTCTCGGTAGTTTCGCGCAGAATGTCGGCAGCATCCCTCATAGCAATCACTTCATAGCGGCCCGCAAAGAGCTTCAACGCCAGCCACGCAGGAATCAACACTTTCTGGTATTCACAAACTCTACTTACGACTTTGGCAGCCAGCCTTCGCGCCGGTGACTACTGCGTCAACTCTCCCGCTATGCCTTCGGGCGACACGTCCAGAGCGCAAACCGCCACCAGAAGCATGAGTGCCGAAAACCCCAGCCATCATCTCAATGTTACGCTATCTGCCCCACCTCTGTAGCTTCCGGCTTGCATTCTCTGTGCGTTTGGCTACAATGGCGCAGACAAATATTAGGCTGCCACAAGAGCAGCAGGGCGCATTCGCTTTTTCTTAACTTTTAGGCTTTCAGTCTAAGCCACAGTAGTACCGCAACCAGAGCGATTCCCCACTTAGCTGTATCGTCGGTCGGAGTTTGATTCAATGGCAAACCCCTTACGCCACATTCGCCGGGATAATCTTCGAGGCATCCCGGCGTGCCGCATTCGCAGTAGTTATCTCCTGCCTGCGAATGTCCCGCTAACACAGGAAAGGACAGGCACAGCATGAGCAAACAGATGCCGAACAGTCTTTTCATAGTCTCTCCTTTCGGAACCGAACAAGCGGGATTGTATCAGGACTTACTCAGAGGACTATCGAGTTATGAACAGTTCGGGAATAGGCTGATTCAACTAGCGGAACACGCCCATGCCTTTCGCCAATTCGACAGACTAAAAGAAATTGGCGAGATACTTTCTAACTTCCCCATCAAGTCTTATCAGTCAATCGGCTATTACTACCTGGCAGTCTCTTATAACCGCTGTGG from Blastocatellia bacterium encodes the following:
- a CDS encoding DUF4430 domain-containing protein, coding for MTGNTVTVEVSNGPTIIVPWTSGMNAQQAIEAAFNAQGSPGEFTYSLQYFGSQFGYLVLMINETYESFMSSADPFYFWEFMVNGQPAQTGIDNTILNAGDTVTFELQVYDPTTHTSSTVGAKYKARLRAKQ
- a CDS encoding ATP-binding protein, with the protein product MDKNILIYWSGGKDSAMALYEISTNQRYCGYRTTGLLTTLTEGYDRISGHGVHRSLLECQAACLGLNLYKTYIPKRATMDEYESVIEEALLKNKREGTNVAATGDIFVEKRRMATFKKVGMKGCFPLMLKNTHDHVRRFLDLGFNAYVVCVDSAILDKSFVGRTLDENFLDQLPTGVDPCGENGEFHTFVFDGPVFRERVKCKLGEVVLRESFYFCDLLLDN